The following proteins are encoded in a genomic region of Phycisphaera sp.:
- a CDS encoding ABC transporter permease subunit, producing the protein MSGSLLDRKIEGELAQGKQGWFKAFRRSRAFRTFVRDRAAVVALGVISVYISIAVLIIGAQLVNAISGDRLADTFIVKELSMARATERVGPDSLPGFFEQADADTRLQHADYMLSQVERELDREDPEAALRDVNFAELRVVDAPIEEIDTLVMAAYDQLDEVDIIYEDYENLLDDLADAREEVRTAVSEADAQAAQQRIDTLKQDTDEAYTELLTALDVLDERVDAVLPDPAGFGGFMYNMRLLLGTDSQGRSIMWRAVYSIRVATQVGLVSAIIAVVVGAFLGAMAGFFGGWVDHAIVWLYSTLSSVPYIVLLTVVAFVFGSMEVTVPFTDGVKVHQTLIPMYVAFGVTFWIAPCRQIRGEALKIRSLDYVQSATALGAGRFYIMRKHIIPNVLFLVFINFSLIFIGAIKSEVILSFLGIGVQGQPSWGVMISESRGEVLKQFFWQIGSATAFMFGLVLAFNVFSDALQDAFDPKHAR; encoded by the coding sequence TTGAGCGGATCACTGTTGGATCGCAAGATCGAGGGCGAGCTGGCCCAGGGCAAGCAGGGGTGGTTCAAGGCCTTCCGCCGCTCGCGCGCGTTCCGCACCTTCGTGCGCGATCGTGCGGCCGTCGTCGCCCTTGGTGTTATCTCTGTCTACATCTCCATCGCCGTGCTCATCATCGGCGCGCAGCTGGTTAACGCCATCTCGGGCGACCGCCTGGCCGACACGTTCATCGTCAAGGAGCTCTCGATGGCCCGGGCGACCGAGCGTGTCGGGCCCGACAGCCTGCCGGGGTTCTTCGAGCAGGCAGATGCGGACACGCGGCTCCAGCACGCCGACTACATGCTCTCACAGGTCGAGCGCGAGCTCGATCGTGAAGATCCCGAAGCCGCCTTGCGCGACGTCAACTTTGCCGAGTTACGAGTGGTCGATGCCCCGATCGAAGAGATCGATACGCTTGTCATGGCCGCGTACGACCAGTTAGACGAGGTCGACATTATCTACGAGGACTACGAGAACCTCCTGGATGACTTGGCCGACGCTCGGGAGGAAGTTCGTACCGCAGTCAGCGAAGCAGATGCGCAGGCTGCACAACAGCGTATCGATACACTGAAGCAGGATACTGACGAAGCATACACGGAATTGCTCACCGCTCTCGACGTGCTCGACGAGCGTGTTGATGCTGTGCTGCCCGATCCTGCTGGCTTCGGTGGGTTCATGTACAACATGCGTCTCTTGCTGGGCACCGACTCGCAGGGCCGGTCCATCATGTGGCGCGCGGTCTACTCCATCCGGGTGGCCACGCAGGTCGGCCTGGTGTCGGCGATCATCGCGGTTGTGGTGGGGGCGTTCCTCGGCGCGATGGCCGGCTTCTTCGGCGGCTGGGTCGACCACGCCATCGTCTGGCTCTACTCGACGCTCTCGAGCGTCCCCTACATCGTGCTGCTCACGGTCGTGGCATTCGTCTTCGGTTCCATGGAAGTCACGGTGCCGTTCACCGACGGCGTGAAGGTCCACCAGACCCTCATCCCGATGTACGTGGCCTTCGGCGTCACATTCTGGATCGCCCCGTGCCGGCAGATCCGCGGCGAGGCGCTCAAGATCCGCTCGCTCGATTACGTGCAGAGCGCCACGGCGCTGGGAGCGGGCCGGTTCTACATCATGCGCAAGCACATCATCCCCAACGTGCTCTTCCTGGTGTTCATCAACTTCTCGCTCATCTTCATCGGTGCCATCAAGAGCGAGGTCATCCTCAGCTTCCTGGGCATCGGCGTGCAGGGCCAGCCGAGTTGGGGCGTGATGATCAGCGAGTCGCGCGGCGAGGTACTCAAGCAGTTCTTCTGGCAGATCGGCTCGGCCACCGCGTTCATGTTCGGCTTGGTGCTGGCCTTCAACGTCTTCAGCGACGCGCTGCAAGACGCGTTCGATCCCAAGCACGCCCGCTAG
- a CDS encoding ABC transporter permease subunit, with amino-acid sequence MWAYVLRRILYNIPVYMGVILFLMILLRLTDPVTAYLGKYPTYDQYSTKRTDFGLDKPLLGDWQIGGRTWQVREGGVGGDYLEKGRGTGKGYVQWTFDLPAGTYKVQTTWPSIEDEEGNPESVGEAGLVWVRLIEGDIALRTVSMDQTRPARSVEIDGVGWNDLGSVDLSKGESFTVRVLDDSSKGAVIDAIRVEPVRVNEGELPEPFVVDADPDLANVEVVDDPWTIGQFGRSLWDNQYFAALKRIVTLRFDQKSWSVESQSVGEIISTSIVPSLSVTLPVLILTTLISTSLGLLASFNRGRPLDRGVMFLAVLGMSISYLVYVIVGQYFGAQWPRLAFDLEIFAVSGYEPVLPLWSDVQMQLQDKGIENPGFFRTLWGWIAGVPKALSGWPYYCLLPVIIGVIVAMGYDTRFYRAVMVEECNKDYIRTARAKGASNRRVMYRHMLRNALIPIITRVMISLPFIIMGSLLVEIYFRIPGMGQQLFTAITNKDFPVVEAITALLAAIFIFTIILTDVLYAVVDPRVTLK; translated from the coding sequence ATGTGGGCGTACGTCCTCCGACGCATCTTGTACAACATCCCCGTGTACATGGGGGTGATCCTCTTCCTGATGATTCTGCTGCGCCTCACCGATCCGGTGACGGCGTATCTGGGCAAGTATCCGACGTACGACCAGTACAGCACCAAACGCACCGACTTCGGGCTCGACAAGCCGCTGCTGGGTGACTGGCAGATCGGCGGACGCACCTGGCAGGTGCGCGAGGGCGGCGTCGGTGGTGATTACCTCGAGAAGGGCCGTGGCACGGGCAAGGGCTACGTCCAGTGGACCTTCGACCTGCCCGCCGGCACGTACAAGGTGCAGACAACCTGGCCCTCGATCGAGGACGAGGAAGGAAACCCTGAATCCGTCGGCGAGGCCGGGCTTGTGTGGGTCCGCCTGATCGAGGGCGACATCGCGCTGCGAACGGTCTCGATGGACCAGACCCGCCCGGCGCGGTCCGTCGAGATCGACGGCGTGGGCTGGAACGACCTGGGCAGCGTCGACCTATCCAAGGGCGAATCGTTCACCGTCCGCGTTCTCGATGATTCGAGCAAGGGTGCGGTGATCGACGCGATCCGCGTCGAGCCGGTGCGTGTGAACGAGGGCGAGTTGCCAGAGCCGTTCGTGGTCGACGCCGACCCCGACCTGGCCAACGTCGAGGTCGTCGACGATCCGTGGACGATCGGGCAGTTCGGCCGCAGCCTCTGGGATAACCAGTATTTTGCGGCGCTGAAACGGATCGTGACGCTGCGTTTCGATCAGAAGAGCTGGTCGGTCGAGAGCCAGAGTGTCGGCGAAATCATCTCGACATCGATCGTACCGAGCTTGTCGGTCACGCTGCCGGTGCTCATCCTCACCACGCTCATTTCCACAAGTCTGGGCCTGCTCGCGTCATTCAATCGCGGCCGGCCGCTCGATCGCGGCGTGATGTTCCTTGCCGTGCTGGGCATGAGCATCAGCTATCTGGTGTACGTTATCGTGGGTCAATATTTTGGGGCCCAATGGCCCAGGCTCGCATTCGATCTGGAGATTTTCGCCGTCTCGGGGTACGAACCCGTGCTGCCATTGTGGTCGGACGTGCAGATGCAATTGCAGGACAAGGGCATCGAGAACCCCGGCTTCTTCCGCACGCTGTGGGGTTGGATCGCCGGCGTGCCCAAGGCATTGAGCGGCTGGCCGTATTACTGCCTGCTGCCCGTAATCATCGGCGTCATCGTGGCGATGGGCTATGACACACGCTTCTACCGTGCCGTGATGGTCGAAGAGTGCAACAAGGATTACATCCGCACCGCACGCGCCAAGGGTGCCAGCAACCGGCGGGTGATGTACCGCCACATGCTGCGAAACGCGCTCATCCCCATCATCACCCGGGTGATGATCTCACTGCCGTTCATCATCATGGGCTCGCTGCTTGTCGAGATCTACTTCCGTATCCCGGGCATGGGCCAGCAGTTATTTACGGCTATCACGAACAAGGATTTTCCAGTCGTCGAGGCCATCACGGCCCTGCTCGCGGCCATCTTCATCTTCACCATTATCCTCACCGACGTGCTGTACGCCGTCGTCGATCCACGGGTGACACTCAAGTGA